The proteins below are encoded in one region of Methanofollis aquaemaris:
- a CDS encoding ATP-binding cassette domain-containing protein: MTALAIDVRELTRTFGDFVAVDAISFAIRKGEIFGLLGPNGAGKTTTISMLATMLRPTSGRATVDGHDILTDEDGVRRSIGIVFQDQTLDEELTAYENMDFHGRLYRIPKDLRERRIAELMDLVGLGEKMDQQVKTFSGGMKRRLEIARGLLHRPAVLFLDEPTLGLDPQTRNHLWAYIEQMNTEEGITIILTTHYMEEADRLCDRVAIIDHGRIIAMDTPENLKAAIGGDIITIDSPDAEEAYAGIDAAWPGQVERQGSTVTVRLHHAEEEITGIVNLLSAQSVGIRSISVHTPTLEDVFLHMTGRAMRDEHASGTDQMRMRHRARR, encoded by the coding sequence ATGACCGCGCTCGCCATCGACGTCCGGGAACTCACCAGAACCTTCGGCGACTTCGTCGCGGTCGACGCGATCTCGTTTGCGATCCGCAAAGGAGAAATCTTCGGCCTGCTCGGTCCCAACGGTGCCGGCAAGACCACCACCATCTCGATGCTGGCGACCATGCTCAGGCCGACGTCGGGCCGGGCGACCGTCGACGGCCACGACATCCTGACCGACGAGGACGGCGTGCGCCGGTCCATCGGGATCGTCTTCCAGGACCAGACCCTGGACGAAGAACTCACCGCCTATGAGAACATGGACTTTCACGGCCGCCTCTATAGGATCCCAAAAGACCTTCGGGAACGGCGGATCGCCGAACTCATGGACCTGGTCGGCCTGGGCGAGAAGATGGACCAGCAGGTCAAGACCTTCTCCGGCGGGATGAAACGGCGCCTCGAGATCGCCCGCGGCCTCCTGCACCGGCCGGCGGTCCTCTTCCTCGACGAACCAACCCTCGGCCTGGACCCCCAGACGAGAAACCATCTCTGGGCGTACATCGAGCAGATGAACACCGAAGAGGGGATCACGATCATCCTCACCACCCATTACATGGAAGAAGCCGACCGCCTCTGCGACCGGGTGGCGATCATCGATCACGGCAGGATCATCGCCATGGACACCCCGGAGAATCTCAAAGCCGCGATCGGGGGCGACATCATCACCATCGACTCGCCGGACGCGGAAGAGGCCTATGCCGGGATCGATGCGGCGTGGCCGGGCCAGGTCGAACGCCAGGGGAGCACGGTGACCGTACGCCTGCATCACGCCGAAGAGGAGATCACCGGGATCGTGAATCTCCTCAGTGCGCAGAGCGTCGGGATCAGGTCGATCTCCGTGCACACCCCGACCCTCGAAGACGTCTTTCTGCACATGACCGGGCGGGCGATGCGGGACGAACACGCGTCAGGCACAGACCAGATGCGGATGCGCCACCGGGCGAGGCGGTAA
- a CDS encoding HAAS signaling domain-containing protein, with translation MEKSEFLERLKSRLNSLPDDEVQEIVADYEEHFAAGVEAGRTEAAIAAALGDPDELGKQLLAASHIENAERTGSFSALCRAALATLGLGLFNFCIALAPIVVVASIIFAIFMTGVSLVFGGIVALIVTAVPSIIPAGMTVVMPFETPLARIATAVGLIASGLLVTVGSVYPARFFVRAMARYVGMNLSVVRRAYGNEM, from the coding sequence ATGGAAAAATCCGAATTTCTTGAAAGACTGAAGTCGCGCCTGAACAGTCTTCCCGACGACGAGGTGCAAGAGATCGTCGCCGATTACGAAGAACACTTTGCCGCCGGCGTCGAGGCCGGACGGACCGAGGCGGCGATCGCCGCCGCCCTCGGAGACCCGGACGAACTCGGGAAACAACTGCTCGCCGCCTCGCATATCGAGAACGCCGAGCGGACCGGATCGTTCTCCGCCCTCTGCCGCGCCGCACTGGCGACGCTCGGCCTCGGGCTCTTCAATTTCTGTATCGCCCTGGCGCCGATCGTCGTCGTCGCCTCCATCATCTTCGCGATCTTCATGACCGGCGTTTCCCTCGTATTCGGCGGCATCGTGGCCCTCATCGTCACGGCCGTGCCCTCGATCATACCGGCCGGCATGACGGTGGTCATGCCCTTCGAGACGCCGCTTGCCAGGATTGCGACGGCCGTCGGGCTCATCGCCTCCGGCCTGCTGGTAACCGTCGGGAGCGTCTACCCGGCACGTTTCTTCGTGCGGGCGATGGCCCGGTACGTCGGGATGAACCTCTCGGTCGTCAGGAGGGCGTACGGCAATGAGATGTGA
- a CDS encoding PadR family transcriptional regulator: MTGIWKFPSKNGRERGLMALYILHSLAQSPKSGYDLLKEIEEKTEGTWVPSKGTLYPLLKQLEEEALIRLFETGKRSKQVYELTETGEETLRAHRQHRRESREKMLQMKNLLVEIFGDEKRELNALFVEIRSLIDALPSEKDEEAGKILGQCLEDLRRIK; this comes from the coding sequence ATGACAGGCATCTGGAAGTTTCCATCAAAGAACGGACGGGAGCGGGGGCTCATGGCTCTCTACATCCTCCACTCTCTCGCCCAAAGCCCGAAGTCGGGTTACGACCTCCTCAAGGAGATCGAGGAAAAGACCGAAGGGACATGGGTGCCGAGCAAGGGAACCCTCTATCCTCTGCTCAAACAACTCGAAGAAGAAGCACTCATACGTCTCTTTGAGACCGGAAAACGTTCGAAGCAGGTCTACGAACTGACAGAGACCGGCGAGGAGACGCTGCGGGCCCATCGACAGCACCGGAGAGAGTCGAGAGAGAAGATGCTGCAGATGAAAAATCTGCTCGTCGAAATCTTCGGAGACGAAAAACGCGAGTTGAACGCCCTCTTCGTCGAGATCAGGAGTCTCATCGACGCACTCCCATCTGAAAAAGACGAAGAGGCAGGAAAAATCCTCGGGCAATGCCTCGAAGACCTGCGGAGGATCAAATGA
- the codB gene encoding cytosine permease, which translates to MKEGDEDTIEDYPQSPVPPHARRGFLPTVIILLGFTFFSATMWAGGTIGVAFPFWPDLIAVILLGNLLLAGYVAALAYVSQKSGLNTALMGRYCFGRIGSRWPDLVLGLTQVGWYAWGTATVAILSVDLLGLGEGWKAPLMVLFGATFCLTAFIGYRGLERLSMVSVPLMCILILVSMTIATRDGGGVAGVFSIAPAASMGVGEAVTIVVGTFIAGGTQATNWTRFSDTPRAAVGAALIAFLLGNGLMILVGAYGALVYGESDIVQMLGLQGLLIGGVVMLFMNIWTTQDNTIYNFSVAGCDLLRTNRRRLITLGGAGAGTVLALLGMYDWLVPYMQMLGTLIPPIGGIILADFILVQKGRYPSLEEADRCAVRWTGVVAYIAASAVAVSSPGIPPLNGAIAAFLLYSVTARYLRPSAASVPHRSR; encoded by the coding sequence ATGAAAGAAGGCGACGAAGACACCATCGAGGACTACCCCCAGTCTCCCGTCCCCCCGCATGCCCGCCGGGGCTTTCTCCCGACCGTCATCATCCTCCTCGGCTTCACGTTTTTCTCGGCGACGATGTGGGCGGGCGGTACCATCGGCGTCGCCTTCCCCTTCTGGCCCGACCTGATCGCCGTCATCCTCCTCGGCAACCTCCTGCTCGCAGGTTACGTGGCGGCGCTTGCCTATGTCTCTCAGAAGAGCGGACTGAACACGGCGCTGATGGGCCGGTACTGTTTTGGCAGGATCGGAAGCCGCTGGCCCGACCTGGTCCTCGGCCTCACCCAGGTCGGCTGGTACGCCTGGGGGACGGCAACGGTCGCCATCCTCAGTGTCGACCTCCTGGGCCTCGGCGAAGGGTGGAAGGCGCCGCTCATGGTACTCTTCGGCGCCACCTTCTGCCTGACCGCCTTCATCGGGTACCGCGGGCTCGAACGGCTTTCGATGGTCTCGGTTCCCCTGATGTGCATCCTCATCCTCGTGAGCATGACGATCGCCACCAGGGACGGCGGGGGCGTGGCCGGCGTCTTCTCCATCGCGCCCGCGGCCAGCATGGGCGTCGGCGAGGCGGTGACCATCGTGGTCGGAACCTTCATCGCGGGAGGAACGCAGGCGACGAACTGGACGCGGTTCTCCGACACCCCGCGCGCTGCGGTGGGTGCGGCGTTGATCGCCTTTCTGCTGGGAAACGGCCTGATGATCCTGGTCGGCGCCTACGGCGCGCTGGTCTACGGGGAGAGCGACATCGTGCAGATGCTCGGCCTCCAGGGTCTGCTCATCGGGGGCGTCGTGATGCTCTTCATGAACATCTGGACGACGCAGGACAACACCATCTACAACTTCTCGGTGGCCGGGTGCGACCTGCTGCGGACGAACCGGCGCCGACTGATCACGCTCGGGGGAGCGGGGGCGGGCACCGTCCTCGCGCTCCTCGGGATGTACGACTGGCTCGTCCCCTATATGCAGATGCTCGGCACCCTGATCCCGCCGATCGGCGGGATCATCCTTGCAGACTTTATTCTTGTTCAGAAAGGCCGGTATCCCTCTCTCGAGGAGGCGGACCGGTGCGCCGTTCGCTGGACCGGGGTCGTCGCCTATATCGCGGCGTCGGCCGTCGCCGTCTCTTCTCCGGGCATCCCCCCGCTCAACGGGGCCATCGCCGCGTTCCTGCTCTACAGCGTCACTGCCCGATACCTGCGGCCATCCGCCGCCTCAGTTCCGCACCGTTCTCGATGA
- a CDS encoding PadR family transcriptional regulator, translating to MNVQFKKGVLDLCVLSLLSRRACYGYEIVQEISETVEISEGTIYPLLRRLKKEGHLETYIRESTGGPPRKYYRLTESGSAFEHRLREEWFSFVGEVNRFLGDEDERTFE from the coding sequence ATGAATGTCCAGTTTAAAAAAGGAGTCCTCGACCTCTGCGTCCTCTCGCTCCTCTCCAGGAGAGCGTGCTACGGGTACGAGATCGTCCAGGAGATCTCAGAGACCGTGGAGATCTCGGAGGGTACGATCTATCCGCTCCTGCGGCGCCTGAAGAAGGAAGGGCATCTTGAGACGTACATCCGGGAATCGACCGGAGGGCCGCCCAGGAAATATTACCGCCTCACCGAGAGCGGGAGCGCCTTCGAGCATCGCCTGCGGGAGGAGTGGTTCTCCTTCGTCGGAGAGGTCAACCGATTTCTCGGGGATGAAGATGAGAGAACCTTCGAGTGA
- a CDS encoding PHP domain-containing protein, whose translation MTTPAAILFKTPTPEETARPGFIAADLHVHTNHSDSSTRVRDVLRSAARQGIGCAITDHNQVGGAVEACRAGTEVPVIPGIEVSADDGPHLLLYFPALSDLTDFYRRHIEKKKRDGPCLAIKMTAAEILDAREGYHCVAVEAHPCGYAFLNRGMQQGIERGCIEAETFDRLDALEVICGGMGRTHNLVAADLARSHDLGRTGGTDAHLLRELGGVVTCARAESVEEFLDAIVRRESVVVGRERNLAEKAMMGAAVLPHHLPYALPILRTRIRETFFEGMGR comes from the coding sequence ATGACCACACCTGCCGCGATCCTCTTCAAGACCCCGACCCCCGAGGAGACCGCACGCCCCGGCTTCATCGCCGCCGACCTTCACGTCCACACCAACCACTCAGACTCGTCCACCAGAGTGCGCGACGTCCTGCGGTCGGCCGCGAGGCAGGGGATCGGGTGTGCGATCACCGACCACAACCAGGTCGGCGGGGCCGTCGAGGCGTGCCGGGCCGGCACCGAAGTCCCGGTCATTCCGGGGATCGAGGTGAGCGCCGACGACGGCCCGCATCTCCTCCTCTACTTCCCGGCACTCTCAGACCTCACCGACTTTTATCGTCGCCACATCGAGAAGAAGAAGAGGGACGGCCCGTGCCTCGCGATAAAGATGACCGCGGCGGAGATCCTGGACGCCCGCGAGGGCTACCACTGCGTCGCCGTCGAGGCGCACCCGTGCGGCTACGCCTTCCTGAACCGAGGGATGCAGCAGGGAATCGAACGAGGATGCATCGAGGCCGAGACCTTCGATCGTCTCGACGCCCTCGAAGTGATCTGCGGCGGGATGGGCCGCACCCACAACCTCGTCGCCGCCGACCTCGCCCGGAGCCACGATCTCGGCCGGACCGGCGGGACCGACGCCCACCTTCTCCGCGAACTCGGCGGCGTCGTCACCTGTGCCAGGGCAGAGAGCGTGGAAGAGTTTCTGGATGCCATCGTGCGCCGCGAGAGCGTCGTGGTCGGGCGGGAACGCAATCTCGCCGAGAAGGCGATGATGGGGGCGGCGGTCCTGCCCCACCACCTCCCGTACGCCCTGCCGATTCTCAGGACGCGGATCAGGGAGACGTTTTTTGAGGGGATGGGGAGGTAG
- the cls gene encoding cardiolipin synthase, whose amino-acid sequence MDWSIILSVIFFFNVLFAIAVVFFERKNPTAALAWLMVLFLLPPIGFALYLIFGQNFTRQKMFALKKEADQYLKDLFEEQHQDLVDRGFRFANPAAEQYRDTILALLTNNQALVTEKNKVEVYTDGKEKFDALFEAIGAARHHVHLEYFIVNNDELGRSVVHALAEKAKEGVEVRLLFDALGTRAGGGSKEAFRELTDAGGEIGVFFPSLYRVNYRNHRKIAVIDGTVGFIGGFNIGDEYLGKGPLGYWRDTAVRITGRAVNMLQLRFFLDWNHATGEYRGSDPVYFPDPDVAGTVPVQIVSGGPDTRWSPIKEGYIKLINSARSSVYIQSPYFIPDESVTDALRLAALSGVDVRVMIPCKPDHPFVYWASLSFVADLLDAGVRAYTYDNGFIHAKTIVVDGTAGSVGSANWDVRSFKLNFEANAFFYDANVGGEMKKRFVRDLEVCTEITPERYAARSRWVRMKESVSRLFSPLG is encoded by the coding sequence ATGGACTGGTCAATCATCCTCAGCGTCATCTTCTTCTTCAATGTCCTCTTCGCCATCGCCGTCGTCTTCTTCGAACGCAAAAATCCCACCGCAGCCCTGGCATGGCTGATGGTCCTCTTCCTCCTGCCCCCGATCGGGTTTGCCCTGTACCTGATCTTCGGGCAGAACTTCACCAGGCAGAAGATGTTCGCCCTCAAGAAGGAGGCCGACCAGTACCTCAAAGATCTCTTCGAGGAGCAGCACCAGGACCTGGTCGATCGCGGCTTCAGGTTCGCAAATCCGGCGGCAGAACAGTACCGCGACACCATCCTCGCCCTCCTCACGAACAACCAGGCGCTCGTGACCGAGAAGAACAAGGTCGAGGTCTATACCGACGGAAAAGAAAAGTTCGACGCTCTCTTCGAGGCCATCGGGGCGGCACGCCACCACGTCCACCTGGAATATTTCATCGTCAACAACGACGAACTCGGGCGCTCGGTCGTCCACGCCCTTGCGGAGAAGGCGAAGGAGGGCGTCGAGGTCCGCCTCCTCTTCGACGCCCTGGGGACGAGGGCCGGCGGCGGGTCGAAGGAGGCCTTCCGTGAACTGACCGACGCCGGCGGCGAGATCGGGGTCTTCTTCCCCTCGCTGTACCGGGTGAACTACCGCAACCATCGCAAGATCGCCGTCATCGACGGGACGGTCGGGTTCATCGGCGGGTTCAACATCGGCGACGAGTACCTGGGCAAAGGTCCGCTCGGCTACTGGCGGGACACCGCGGTCAGGATCACCGGGCGGGCCGTGAACATGCTGCAACTGCGGTTCTTCCTCGACTGGAACCATGCCACCGGCGAATACCGCGGTTCGGACCCGGTCTACTTCCCCGACCCCGACGTCGCCGGCACCGTCCCGGTCCAGATCGTCTCGGGCGGCCCCGACACCAGGTGGAGCCCGATCAAGGAGGGCTACATCAAGCTGATCAACTCGGCCAGGTCGTCGGTGTACATCCAGAGCCCGTACTTCATCCCTGACGAGAGCGTCACCGACGCCCTCCGCCTCGCGGCGCTCTCGGGCGTCGACGTGCGGGTGATGATCCCCTGCAAGCCCGACCATCCGTTCGTCTACTGGGCCAGCCTCTCCTTTGTCGCCGACCTCCTCGACGCCGGGGTGCGGGCCTACACCTACGACAACGGGTTCATCCACGCCAAGACCATCGTCGTCGACGGGACGGCGGGTTCGGTGGGGAGCGCCAACTGGGATGTGCGGAGTTTCAAGTTGAACTTCGAGGCGAACGCCTTCTTCTACGACGCAAACGTCGGGGGCGAGATGAAGAAGCGGTTTGTCCGCGACCTGGAGGTCTGCACCGAGATCACGCCCGAGCGGTATGCCGCCCGGTCCAGGTGGGTGAGGATGAAGGAGTCGGTCTCCCGTCTCTTCTCGCCGCTGGGGTAG
- a CDS encoding YIP1 family protein, producing the protein MGHTTLVAKLFHLPVRTLIHPTGTFQEIREERAGTVLAYGLVIVLFNLVMTALAAMSGLTPELMLPMVITSLLTVCLGGFWLHLFVYGLGGRSGVGATFRVVIFGLTPTALLGWIPGVGLIGFLWSIVIVYFGLQELQDISKARAVLALALVFGIPLLLLALLATTPGFMVFWPAPGWVTWV; encoded by the coding sequence ATGGGTCACACAACGCTTGTTGCAAAATTGTTTCATCTGCCGGTACGAACCCTCATCCATCCTACCGGGACTTTTCAGGAGATCAGGGAAGAGCGTGCAGGGACAGTCCTTGCGTACGGCCTCGTGATCGTCCTCTTCAACCTCGTCATGACCGCCCTTGCCGCGATGAGCGGACTCACCCCCGAACTCATGCTCCCGATGGTGATCACATCGCTTCTGACCGTCTGTCTCGGGGGGTTCTGGCTCCATCTCTTTGTCTACGGGCTCGGGGGCCGGAGCGGAGTCGGCGCCACCTTCAGGGTGGTCATCTTCGGGCTGACGCCGACCGCACTCCTGGGATGGATCCCCGGCGTCGGCCTCATCGGGTTCCTCTGGTCTATCGTCATCGTGTATTTCGGACTCCAGGAACTCCAGGACATTTCGAAGGCAAGGGCGGTGCTGGCGCTGGCACTGGTCTTCGGCATCCCGCTCCTCCTCCTCGCCCTCCTCGCAACGACTCCGGGCTTCATGGTCTTCTGGCCTGCGCCGGGATGGGTCACCTGGGTGTAG
- a CDS encoding ABC transporter permease gives MDIIYTIWLRNIKLYLRSRSRIVGSLGMPLFFLVIMGFGLNEVVRIPGAEDGYVAFLIPGVVSMSVLFTSIFSGIQVIWDKQFGFLKETLVAPVSRIEIMLGQTLGGATTAFIQGVIILVLSLFIGLQLTSLSGFVIAFLFMLLIGVTFTAFGIAIASRMEDMHGFQLVMNFVVFPIFGLSGALFPISSLPSWIQPLTLLDPLTYGVEGIRYGLSGSAQISPVICGIVLSGCAVVMAVVGAYLFRKITV, from the coding sequence ATGGACATCATCTACACCATCTGGCTGCGAAACATCAAACTCTACCTGCGTTCGCGGAGCAGGATCGTCGGCAGCCTCGGGATGCCCCTCTTCTTCCTGGTGATCATGGGCTTCGGGCTGAACGAGGTGGTGCGGATCCCTGGAGCCGAGGATGGCTATGTCGCATTCCTCATCCCCGGCGTCGTCTCGATGAGCGTCCTCTTCACCTCCATCTTCTCGGGCATCCAGGTCATCTGGGACAAGCAGTTCGGGTTCCTCAAGGAGACCCTGGTCGCCCCCGTCTCCAGGATCGAGATCATGCTGGGCCAGACGCTGGGAGGCGCCACGACGGCGTTCATCCAGGGCGTGATCATCCTGGTGCTCTCGCTCTTCATCGGGCTGCAACTCACGAGTCTGTCCGGGTTCGTGATCGCATTTCTCTTCATGCTCCTCATCGGCGTGACCTTCACGGCCTTCGGGATCGCCATCGCATCCCGCATGGAGGATATGCACGGTTTCCAGCTCGTCATGAACTTTGTCGTCTTCCCGATCTTCGGGCTCTCGGGTGCGCTGTTCCCCATCAGCAGCCTCCCCTCGTGGATCCAACCGCTCACGCTCCTGGACCCCCTCACCTATGGGGTGGAAGGGATACGGTACGGACTCTCGGGATCGGCCCAGATCAGTCCGGTCATCTGCGGCATCGTGCTGAGCGGGTGTGCCGTCGTGATGGCGGTCGTCGGGGCTTATCTCTTCAGAAAGATCACGGTGTGA
- a CDS encoding anaerobic sulfatase maturase, whose translation MRPSPPFHLLVKPTGARCNLSCRYCFYLAKARLYPEGRFRMSEEVLEAFIGQYLRSQQGPSVTIAWQGGEPALMGLAFFERAMELVEEYRRPGTRVEHTFQTNGTLLDDAWCRFFRAHDVLVGISLDGPRAYHDVFRVDRQGRGSFERVMAGLRLLQRHGVEHNLLACVHAANADHPREVYRFFRDEAGARFIQFIPVVEPDGHGGAAEFSVRPVQWGRFLRGVFDEWVRRDVGSVFVRHFDAALAAWAGYPPAACIFAPTCGTAFALEHTGDLYACDHFVDPDHRLGSIMEQPLADLAASARQARFGRMKLENLPARCLTCRWRPACHGECPKNRVVGTPGGEPGLNYLCEGYQAYFAHIDRPMRRMAALIRAGKPAAAVMGETAPHKSGS comes from the coding sequence ATGCGTCCGTCGCCTCCCTTCCATCTCCTCGTCAAACCGACCGGGGCGCGTTGCAACCTCTCCTGCCGGTACTGTTTCTATCTTGCAAAAGCGCGTCTCTACCCTGAGGGCCGGTTCAGGATGTCGGAGGAGGTGCTGGAGGCGTTCATCGGTCAGTATCTCCGGAGCCAGCAAGGGCCCTCGGTCACCATCGCCTGGCAGGGGGGCGAACCCGCCCTGATGGGGTTGGCCTTCTTCGAGCGTGCGATGGAACTCGTGGAGGAGTACCGCCGGCCCGGGACGAGGGTCGAGCATACGTTCCAGACCAATGGCACGCTCCTTGACGACGCGTGGTGCCGGTTCTTCAGGGCGCATGACGTCCTCGTTGGGATCAGTCTCGACGGGCCGCGGGCATATCACGACGTCTTTCGAGTGGACCGGCAGGGCCGGGGCTCCTTCGAGCGGGTGATGGCGGGCCTGCGTCTCCTGCAGCGTCATGGGGTCGAGCACAACCTCCTCGCCTGTGTCCATGCCGCAAACGCCGACCACCCCCGCGAGGTCTACCGCTTCTTCAGGGACGAGGCCGGGGCGCGGTTCATCCAGTTCATCCCGGTCGTCGAACCCGACGGGCATGGAGGCGCGGCCGAGTTTTCGGTGCGCCCGGTCCAGTGGGGACGGTTTCTCCGGGGCGTCTTTGACGAGTGGGTGCGGCGTGACGTGGGTTCGGTCTTTGTCCGCCACTTCGACGCCGCCCTTGCCGCCTGGGCAGGGTACCCGCCGGCGGCCTGCATCTTCGCCCCCACCTGCGGGACGGCCTTCGCCCTCGAACACACCGGCGACCTCTATGCCTGCGACCACTTCGTCGACCCCGACCATCGCCTCGGCTCGATCATGGAACAACCGCTCGCCGACCTGGCGGCATCGGCGCGGCAGGCCCGGTTCGGCCGCATGAAACTGGAGAACCTCCCTGCCCGTTGCCTGACGTGCCGGTGGCGGCCTGCCTGTCATGGCGAGTGCCCGAAGAACCGGGTCGTCGGGACGCCGGGGGGCGAGCCCGGCCTGAACTATCTCTGCGAGGGGTATCAGGCGTACTTCGCTCATATCGATCGGCCCATGCGCCGGATGGCGGCGCTGATCCGGGCGGGGAAGCCGGCGGCGGCGGTCATGGGGGAGACGGCTCCCCACAAAAGCGGATCCTGA
- a CDS encoding bile acid:sodium symporter family protein produces the protein MVETVSFIQFLESIGYLAVLVFVVCSMLAMGFTLTVPEILEPLRDRRLVARSLAANFVLVPLLAVVLLVIFPLTEGLAIGLLLIGCAAGAPFLPKLAEVAKGDRAFSVGLMVLLMVVTIAYLPLVLPLALPGIAVSPWEIARSLVFLMLLPLALALGVRARYQAIATGVAPVMSRASGLALVVLMIAFFVAYLSDLLGVIGSTAVLAAAIFLLISCAVGYVLGGKIGGIRRVLAVGTAQRNLAAATAVAAVNFTDPDVIVMVLVVGLIGLVILMVVGGEMGRRA, from the coding sequence ATGGTCGAAACCGTGAGTTTCATCCAGTTCCTTGAGAGTATCGGGTATCTCGCCGTACTCGTCTTTGTGGTCTGCAGCATGCTGGCGATGGGGTTCACCCTGACTGTGCCTGAAATCCTCGAACCGCTCAGAGACCGGCGGCTGGTGGCGAGATCCCTGGCGGCAAACTTTGTGCTGGTCCCTCTCCTTGCGGTGGTGCTCCTGGTGATCTTTCCACTCACCGAAGGCCTCGCCATCGGTCTGCTCCTCATCGGGTGTGCCGCAGGTGCGCCCTTCCTGCCCAAACTCGCCGAGGTGGCGAAGGGGGACCGCGCATTCTCGGTGGGTCTGATGGTACTCCTGATGGTGGTGACCATTGCCTACCTCCCCCTCGTCCTCCCGCTGGCATTGCCTGGAATCGCTGTCAGCCCATGGGAGATCGCACGGTCACTTGTTTTCCTGATGCTCCTCCCCCTCGCTCTCGCCCTCGGCGTCAGGGCCAGGTACCAGGCGATCGCAACGGGTGTGGCGCCTGTCATGTCCCGGGCGTCAGGCCTGGCCCTGGTCGTGCTGATGATCGCTTTCTTTGTGGCCTATCTCAGCGACCTCCTCGGAGTCATCGGCAGCACCGCCGTCCTCGCCGCGGCGATCTTTCTCCTCATCTCCTGCGCCGTTGGGTATGTCCTCGGCGGGAAGATCGGTGGGATTCGGCGGGTGCTTGCCGTCGGGACGGCGCAGCGAAACCTCGCGGCGGCGACGGCGGTGGCGGCCGTCAACTTCACCGACCCCGACGTCATCGTCATGGTGCTGGTAGTCGGGCTGATCGGACTCGTGATCCTGATGGTCGTCGGCGGCGAGATGGGCAGGCGGGCCTGA
- a CDS encoding DUF1269 domain-containing protein, producing the protein MSDLVVVAFDDEQTGFRVRDKLTRMSKEHLIGLEDLVVVVRHQDGKADIKQSMSLAGVGALSGSFWGLLIGIIFLMPLLGLAIGAVTGALAGHLTDYGIDDAFIREVSETVKPGGSAVFMLIKEVTPDKFLKEMEEFRGTVIKTSLTEESEAKLREAFGEAPEEKKKVAAPAA; encoded by the coding sequence ATGAGTGATTTAGTGGTCGTGGCGTTCGACGACGAACAGACGGGGTTCCGGGTGAGGGACAAACTTACCCGAATGAGCAAGGAGCACCTCATCGGGCTCGAAGACCTGGTCGTCGTCGTCCGCCACCAGGACGGGAAGGCCGACATCAAACAGTCGATGAGTCTTGCCGGGGTGGGGGCGCTGAGCGGGAGTTTCTGGGGACTTCTCATCGGGATCATCTTCCTGATGCCGCTCCTTGGACTGGCGATCGGGGCCGTCACCGGGGCGCTGGCCGGGCACCTCACCGACTACGGGATCGACGACGCCTTCATCAGGGAGGTCTCGGAGACCGTAAAGCCGGGGGGTTCGGCGGTCTTCATGCTGATCAAGGAGGTCACCCCCGACAAGTTCCTCAAGGAGATGGAGGAGTTCAGGGGTACGGTGATCAAGACCTCGCTGACCGAGGAGAGCGAGGCAAAACTCCGCGAGGCCTTCGGGGAGGCGCCCGAAGAGAAGAAGAAGGTGGCAGCACCTGCGGCGTGA
- a CDS encoding LURP-one-related/scramblase family protein, producing MREKLVSIGDDYFIEDDAGARAFYVDGKALRLRDTLVFRTVAGEERYTIREKVLRVRETMEIYRGDEVAATVKKALVSPLRHRWTVEIAGGPDLTVQGNILDHEYQIKRGREQVAEVSRKWFRVRDTYGVEVAPGEDAALFLAVTAALDLMQ from the coding sequence ATGCGCGAGAAACTCGTCTCCATCGGGGACGACTATTTCATCGAGGACGATGCGGGTGCAAGGGCCTTTTATGTGGACGGCAAGGCCCTCAGGCTCAGGGATACGCTGGTCTTTCGCACCGTGGCGGGAGAGGAACGCTACACAATCAGGGAGAAGGTGCTCAGGGTGCGGGAGACGATGGAGATCTATCGGGGCGACGAGGTCGCGGCCACGGTGAAAAAAGCGCTGGTCTCCCCGCTCCGCCATCGCTGGACGGTCGAGATCGCCGGCGGGCCCGACCTGACGGTGCAGGGCAATATCCTGGACCACGAGTACCAGATCAAAAGAGGACGCGAGCAGGTTGCGGAGGTCTCCAGGAAGTGGTTTCGCGTCAGGGACACGTACGGCGTTGAGGTGGCACCCGGAGAGGACGCCGCTCTCTTTCTCGCCGTCACGGCGGCGCTGGACCTGATGCAGTGA